The following is a genomic window from Candidatus Rokuibacteriota bacterium.
CCGGTCCTGCTCCTCGCCGTCGTCGCCGGCGCCGTGGCCGACCGCGCGCCGAAGCGCCGGCTCCTGATCGCGACGCAGGCCGCGTTCGCGTTCCAGGCGCTCGTCCTGGCAGCGCTCGCCGCGACGGGGCGGGTGGCCTACTGGCACGTCGCGCTGTTCGCGCTCCTGGCCGGTCTCGCCAATGTCCTTGACGGGCCGGTGCGCCAGTCGCTCGTCATAGAGCTCGTGGGCAAGGCCGACGTCATCAATGCGGTCGCGCTGAACTCCGCGTCCTTCAACACGGCGCGGATCGTCGGCCCGGCGATTGCCGGACTCCTGATCGCCCGGTTCGGCGTCACGCCCGCCTTCGTCCTGAACGGCCTCGGGTTCCTCGGCGCCATCGCCGCGCTCGCCGTTCTGACCGAGCCCGCCCTCCCGACCCGACGCGGCGGCGCCACGATCCTGGAGGAGATTCGCGAGGGGCTCCGGTACGCGATCCGCACGCCCCGGATCCGCCTCGTCCTCGGGATACTGCTCGTGGTGAGCTTCTGTGTCTTCAACTTCACGGTCTACGTCCCGCTCCTCGCCCGCGATTCACTGGGGCTCGGGGCGGAGGGGTTCGGCTTCCTCATGACGGCCCTCGGTGTCGGCGCCGTGGTCGGCGCGCTGGCCATCGGCACGACCGGGTCGCGCCACCCGCCGCTCGCCGTGCTCTTCGCCGCCACCGCGGTCGCGTGCGCCGGGCTTCTCGGCCTCGCGGCCGCCGGGCGGTTCTGGGTGGCGGCGGCCGTGCTCGTCGTCACCGGCTTCTTCGGCACCGTCGTCCTGGCGGGCTGCAACACGGCGCTCCAGCTCGGGGCTCCCGACGGCCTGCGCGGCCGCGTGATGAGCCTCTACGTCCTGGTCCACGGCGGGGTGTTCCCGATCGGGGCGTTCATGGTCGGCGCGATCTCGGAGCGGTGGGGGGTGTCCCGGTCCTTCCTCGTGAACGGCCTCGCTGGGCTCGCGGCGCTCGCGCTGATCGCCGCCTGGTGGCGACGCCGGGCCGCCGCGGAACAAGCAGGCGCGGGCTGAGGGGCCCCCTCACCCTGCCCGCTCCCCCGGCGGGGAAGGGGATCAGGAGGGCTTCTCGAGCTTGGCCCAGGAGTCCCGCAGCGTCACGGTCCGGTTGAAGACGAGCCGCCCCGGCGTCGAATCCACGGGATCGGCGCAGAAGTAGCCGAGCCGCTCGAACTGGTAGCGGCTGCCCGGCGCGGCGCCCGCGAGGCTCGGCTCCACCCGGCACTCGGGGAGCACCTCGAGCGACTTCGGGTTGAGGCTCGCCGTCCACTCCGTGCCCTCGGCCTCGTCCTCGGGGTCGGGCTTGGTGAAGAGGTGCTCGTAGAGGCGCACTTCGGCCGGCACCGCGTGGGCGGCCGAGACCCAGTGGATCGTCCCCTTCACCCGGCGCCCCGGCGCGTCCCCGCCGCGCGTTGCCGGATCGTAGGTGCAGCGCACCTCGACGACCTCCCCCGTGCGGTCGTCCTTGACGACGCCCACGCACTTGACGATGTACGCGTAGCGGAGACGGACCTCGCTCCCCGGAAACAGCCGGAAGTACTTCGGCGGCGGGCTCTCACGGAAGTCGTCCCGCTCGATCCAGAGGACGCGCGAGAACGGGACGCGCCGGGTCCCCATGCCGGGGTCCTCGGGGTTGTTGACCGCGTCCATCTCCTCCACCCGACCCTCGGGGTAGTTCTCGAGGACGAGCCGGAGCGGGCGCAGGACGGCCATCCGGCGCGGCGCGCGCCGGTTCAGGTCCTCCCGGAGGCAGTGCTCGAGGAGGGCGATCTCCACGACGTTGTCCGTCTTCGCGACGCCGATCCGCTCGGAGAAGTCGCGGATCGCCTCCGGCGTGTAGCCCCGCCGGCGGAGCCCCGCGATCGTCGGCATCCGCGGGTCGTCCCACCCCCGGACGTGGCCCCCCTCGACGAGCGCGAGGAGCTTCCGCTTGCTCATGATCACGTGGGTGAGATTCAGCCGCGCGAACTCGATCTGCTGGGGGTGGTAGATGCCGAGCTGGTCGAGGAACCAGTCGTAGAGCGGCCGGTGGTCGGCGTACTCGAGCGTGCAGATCGAGTGCGTGATCCGCTCGATGGAGTCGCACTGGCCGTGGGCCCAGTCGTACATCGGGTAGATGCACCAGGCGTCGCCGGTCCGCTGGTGCGAGGTCTTGCGGATCCGGTACATGACGGGGTCGCGCAGGTTCAGGTTCCCCGACGCCATGTCGATCCTGGCGCGCAGGG
Proteins encoded in this region:
- a CDS encoding glutamine--tRNA ligase/YqeY domain fusion protein — protein: MSEPPKATNFIRQIVAEDMRTGKWGGRVFTRFPPEPNGYLHIGHAKSICLNFGLAREFGGRCHLRFDDTNPTKESQEYVDAIMGDVRWLGFDWGPHLYYAADYFEQLYEWAVQLIKAGKAYVDDLSAEEMREARGTLTQPGSESPWRNRSVKENLDLFARMRAGEFEDGTKTLRARIDMASGNLNLRDPVMYRIRKTSHQRTGDAWCIYPMYDWAHGQCDSIERITHSICTLEYADHRPLYDWFLDQLGIYHPQQIEFARLNLTHVIMSKRKLLALVEGGHVRGWDDPRMPTIAGLRRRGYTPEAIRDFSERIGVAKTDNVVEIALLEHCLREDLNRRAPRRMAVLRPLRLVLENYPEGRVEEMDAVNNPEDPGMGTRRVPFSRVLWIERDDFRESPPPKYFRLFPGSEVRLRYAYIVKCVGVVKDDRTGEVVEVRCTYDPATRGGDAPGRRVKGTIHWVSAAHAVPAEVRLYEHLFTKPDPEDEAEGTEWTASLNPKSLEVLPECRVEPSLAGAAPGSRYQFERLGYFCADPVDSTPGRLVFNRTVTLRDSWAKLEKPS
- a CDS encoding MFS transporter; the protein is PVLLLAVVAGAVADRAPKRRLLIATQAAFAFQALVLAALAATGRVAYWHVALFALLAGLANVLDGPVRQSLVIELVGKADVINAVALNSASFNTARIVGPAIAGLLIARFGVTPAFVLNGLGFLGAIAALAVLTEPALPTRRGGATILEEIREGLRYAIRTPRIRLVLGILLVVSFCVFNFTVYVPLLARDSLGLGAEGFGFLMTALGVGAVVGALAIGTTGSRHPPLAVLFAATAVACAGLLGLAAAGRFWVAAAVLVVTGFFGTVVLAGCNTALQLGAPDGLRGRVMSLYVLVHGGVFPIGAFMVGAISERWGVSRSFLVNGLAGLAALALIAAWWRRRAAAEQAGAG